A genome region from Triticum aestivum cultivar Chinese Spring chromosome 2B, IWGSC CS RefSeq v2.1, whole genome shotgun sequence includes the following:
- the LOC123046927 gene encoding transcription termination factor MTERF4, chloroplastic yields MLRLRRGVLAQVLSSLSASSVPPLHRLISAAAPAISPNPSFAVEEYLVSTCGLTRPQALKASAKLSHLKSPANPDVVLAFLADLGLSDADVAALVAKDPQILCASVERTLAPVVAGLSGLGLSRSDIARLASLSRSSFRYRSIVSKLQYYMPLFGSFENLLRALKRNFYLHSADLDDVVKPNVALLRECGLGACDIAKLCISKPWLLAANLERVQAMVECAENIGVPRASGMFRHALHAVAFLSEDKIAARVNYLKNTFRWTDAEVGMAVSKYPTVLNRTKEFLQRRSEFLISDLGLEPAYIAHRPLMLAYSLEGRLRPRYYVVTFLKENGLLDHGRDYYYAVKMTEKVFMKKFICPHKDAAPYLAEDYVAACRGELPPRFRFT; encoded by the coding sequence atgctccGGCTCCGTCGCGGCGTCCTCGCCCAGGTCCTCTCGTCTCTCTCCGCCTCTTCCGTACCCCCTCTCCACCGCCTCATCTCCGCCGCGGCGCCCGCCATCTCCCCAAACCCTAGCTTCGCCGTGGAGGAGTACCTCGTCTCCACCTGCGGCCTCACCCGACCACAGGCCCTCAAGGCCTCCGCCAAGCTCTCCCACCTCAAGTCCCCCGCAAATCCCGACGTCGTGCTTGCCTTCCTCGCCGACCTCGGCCTCTCCGACGCCGAtgtcgccgccctcgtcgccaaGGACCCGCAGATCCTCTGCGCCAGCGTGGAGAGAACCCTGGCGCCCGTCGTCGCCGGGCTCTCTGGCCTCGGCTTATCGCGTTCCGACATCGCGCGCCTCGCCTCGCTCTCCCGTAGCAGCTTCCGCTATAGATCCATCGTCTCCAAGCTGCAGTACTACATGCCTCTCTTTGGGTCCTTTGAGAATCTCCTCCGAGCCCTCAAGAGGAACTTCTACCTTCACTCGGCTGACCTCGATGATGTGGTCAAGCCCAACGTCGCGTTGCTGCGGGAGTGCGGGCTAGGTGCTTGTGATATTGCCAAGCTATGCATCAGTAAACCATGGCTTCTCGCCGCCAACCTGGAGCGTGTCCAGGCGATGGTGGAATGCGCTGAAAACATAGGTGTGCCCCGTGCCTCTGGAATGTTCAGGCATGCGCTGCACGCTGTTGCATTTCTCAGCGAGGACAAGATCGCAGCCAGGGTGAACTACTTGAAGAACACCTTCAGGTGGACGGATGCTGAGGTAGGCATGGCTGTTTCTAAGTATCCAACGGTGCTGAATAGGACTAAGGAGTTTCTGCAGAGAAGGTCAGAGTTCCTGATCTCTGATTTGGGGTTGGAACCGGCATACATTGCTCATCGCCCGCTAATGCTCGCATACAGCCTGGAGGGGAGGCTAAGGCCCCGATACTACGTTGTAACTTTTCTTAAGGAGAATGGATTGCTAGATCATGGTCGAGATTACTATTATGCAGTTAAGATGACTGAGAAGGTATTCATGAAGAAGTTCATATGCCCTCACAAGGACGCTGCACCATACCTTGCTGAAGACTATGTAGCAGCTTGCAGAGGGGAATTGCCGCCTAGATTCAGATTTACATGA